Proteins from a genomic interval of Salinivibrio kushneri:
- the fliF gene encoding flagellar basal-body MS-ring/collar protein FliF, whose amino-acid sequence MAEENQNTDLAVSDGAAALPSTDAALDAEQSTQDPDASEQSASSNSIFGDLDMVRQLILVLAVAICVALIMMLFFWVQEPEMRPLGTYETEELIPVLDHLDQNKVEYQLDGNTIRVPSSDYSSIRLGLTRVGLNTSTAEGDEILLNDMGFGVSQKLEQERLKLSRERQLAAAIEEVRQVRNARVLLAMPKQSVFVRHNQEASATVFLTLGGTNTLGQEEVDSIVDMVASAVPSLKPTRVTVTDQHGRLLNSGSEDPASAARRKEYELERKQERQLREKIDSILIPVLGLGNYTSQVDVALDFSSLEETQRQFNPNTPATRSEYTREDYNGSDRVAGIPGALSNQPPADASIPEDVRDLKNGAGGTGSVSRESTRNFELDTTIRHRRAQSGVIDRQTVSVAVNFKQSVDPETGDTVKQPLSDDELAKIRRLLMGGVGFSEQRGDVLEVIAVPFVEPEQAAEQDVPIWDHPNFNDWVRWLAAALVIIVIIVVLVRPAMKKLLYPNTDEDGNTVGPNGEILGPDGLPVTPDGDDVGLIGSELDGSSNFAMSASDVELPNLHKDEDLLKAVRALVANEPDLAAQAVKNWVTEDGK is encoded by the coding sequence GTGGCTGAAGAGAACCAAAACACCGATCTGGCGGTTTCAGATGGCGCAGCAGCATTGCCATCAACCGATGCGGCATTAGACGCAGAGCAAAGCACGCAAGATCCGGACGCATCAGAACAGTCAGCATCGTCAAACTCGATATTTGGCGATCTCGACATGGTGCGCCAGTTGATCTTAGTGTTAGCGGTTGCGATTTGTGTCGCGCTGATCATGATGCTGTTTTTTTGGGTGCAGGAACCCGAAATGCGGCCACTGGGTACGTACGAAACAGAAGAACTTATCCCTGTTTTGGATCACCTTGACCAGAACAAAGTTGAATACCAATTGGATGGGAATACCATCCGCGTCCCTTCAAGCGATTACTCCTCCATTCGCCTCGGTTTAACGCGGGTGGGGCTGAATACCAGCACGGCCGAGGGCGATGAGATCTTGCTTAATGACATGGGCTTTGGCGTCTCACAAAAACTCGAGCAAGAGCGATTAAAACTCAGTCGTGAGCGACAGCTAGCCGCCGCGATTGAAGAAGTGCGGCAAGTGAGAAACGCCCGTGTCTTGTTAGCGATGCCCAAACAGAGCGTCTTTGTACGCCACAACCAAGAGGCATCAGCCACGGTATTCTTAACCTTGGGAGGCACAAATACCCTAGGTCAAGAGGAAGTGGACTCAATTGTTGATATGGTCGCCTCTGCCGTCCCGTCGCTAAAACCCACGCGCGTCACCGTCACCGATCAGCATGGTCGCTTGCTAAACTCAGGCAGTGAAGATCCAGCCTCAGCGGCGCGGCGCAAAGAGTACGAATTGGAGCGTAAACAAGAGCGCCAATTGCGCGAAAAAATCGACTCAATACTGATCCCCGTACTAGGGCTGGGCAACTATACCTCACAAGTCGACGTGGCATTAGATTTTAGCTCACTGGAAGAAACGCAGCGCCAGTTTAATCCCAACACACCAGCAACACGCAGCGAATACACGCGCGAAGACTATAATGGCTCGGATCGTGTCGCGGGTATTCCAGGAGCCTTAAGCAACCAACCGCCGGCCGATGCCTCCATTCCGGAAGACGTCAGGGATCTTAAAAATGGTGCAGGCGGTACCGGATCAGTGAGCCGTGAATCGACACGTAACTTTGAACTCGATACCACCATTCGTCACCGACGCGCGCAGTCAGGCGTCATCGATAGACAAACCGTCTCTGTGGCGGTGAATTTTAAACAAAGTGTCGATCCTGAAACCGGGGATACGGTTAAGCAGCCTTTGTCAGATGATGAACTGGCCAAAATCCGCCGTCTTTTAATGGGCGGGGTCGGCTTTAGTGAGCAGCGTGGTGATGTGCTCGAAGTGATCGCCGTTCCCTTTGTTGAGCCAGAGCAAGCGGCAGAGCAAGATGTGCCGATTTGGGATCATCCCAACTTTAATGACTGGGTTCGTTGGTTAGCGGCGGCCTTGGTGATCATTGTTATTATCGTGGTCTTGGTGCGTCCAGCGATGAAAAAGCTGCTTTATCCAAATACCGACGAAGATGGCAATACCGTGGGCCCCAATGGCGAAATCCTTGGCCCAGATGGCTTGCCAGTTACCCCTGATGGGGATGATGTCGGCTTGATAGGCTCTGAGCTTGACGGTTCTAGCAACTTTGCGATGTCAGCGTCGGATGTTGAGCTGCCAAACTTACATAAAGATGAAGACTTGTTAAAAGCGGTGCGGGCGCTGGTTGCCAATGAGCCAGACTTGGCCGCACAAGCGGTGAAAAATTGGGTAACCGAAGATGGCAAATGA
- a CDS encoding sensor histidine kinase, producing METQSSPLGSVDQQVTRYKQVLDVMPAGVILLDANGRVAEANPEAHRLLGEPLTQQRWFDVIQRAFSPRDDDGHEVSLKDGRRVKLAISASDSGQLILITDMTETRLLQSRVSDLQRLSSLGKMVASLAHQVRTPLSSAILYASNLGAPNLNDATRQRFQFKLLDRLHDLEKQVNDMLLFAKGGDNKVVKVFTVEQLFNEFEPMVDAVIQGHDVDFAINSDDESLPLLGNPNALASALSNLVVNAVQVAGKGCQVVVDSRQQGDSLLLSVADSGPGIAPELQAKVLEPFFTTRQQGTGLGLAVVQMVCHAHEGKLTLQSEPEKGACFTLCLPLAKGGAAEQGKSVGETQ from the coding sequence ATGGAAACCCAATCTTCGCCACTGGGATCAGTGGATCAACAAGTCACTCGGTATAAGCAAGTTCTCGATGTGATGCCAGCAGGCGTTATCTTGCTTGATGCTAATGGCCGTGTCGCTGAAGCCAATCCAGAGGCGCATCGCCTCCTTGGGGAACCGCTCACTCAGCAGCGTTGGTTTGATGTGATTCAACGCGCTTTCTCGCCGCGAGACGATGATGGACACGAGGTCTCCCTCAAAGATGGTCGTCGGGTGAAGCTGGCCATTTCAGCGTCCGACTCAGGGCAACTTATCTTGATCACCGACATGACAGAAACCCGCTTATTGCAGTCGCGCGTGAGTGATCTGCAACGTTTGTCGTCGTTGGGGAAAATGGTGGCGTCGCTGGCTCACCAAGTGCGCACGCCGCTATCTAGCGCGATTTTATATGCGTCGAACCTTGGCGCGCCCAACCTCAATGATGCGACACGGCAGCGGTTTCAATTCAAACTGTTAGACCGGCTACATGACTTAGAAAAGCAAGTGAACGATATGTTGTTGTTTGCTAAAGGTGGCGACAACAAAGTGGTGAAAGTGTTTACCGTTGAGCAGTTGTTTAATGAATTTGAGCCCATGGTGGATGCGGTGATTCAAGGCCACGATGTTGATTTTGCCATCAACAGCGATGACGAAAGCCTCCCCTTGCTCGGTAACCCCAATGCATTGGCCAGCGCGCTGAGTAACTTGGTTGTCAATGCTGTTCAAGTCGCGGGCAAGGGCTGCCAAGTGGTGGTTGATTCGCGCCAACAAGGCGATAGTTTATTACTGTCTGTAGCCGATAGTGGTCCAGGTATTGCGCCTGAGCTGCAAGCGAAAGTTTTAGAGCCTTTTTTTACCACACGACAGCAAGGTACAGGTCTTGGCCTCGCCGTTGTGCAAATGGTGTGTCATGCCCATGAGGGTAAACTCACCTTACAATCGGAACCTGAAAAAGGGGCCTGTTTTACATTGTGTTTGCCGCTTGCCAAGGGGGGAGCGGCAGAGCAGGGTAAGAGCGTAGGAGAAACACAATGA
- the fliL gene encoding flagellar basal body-associated protein FliL, with product MADDNATPEQGGSKKKLIIIIVAAVVLLAAAGGAAFFFLSGDDGSQEDIVLEEQNNALPAIYVTLPKPFVFNVTGDQQQRLVQVNTQLLVRGSEMEALAKENLPLIEHALLNTFGAATVEQLRTPQGQLEIRRQSAENVRAALIKVTGEPVVERVLFTGFVMQ from the coding sequence ATGGCAGATGATAACGCAACCCCAGAACAAGGCGGGAGCAAAAAAAAGCTGATTATTATCATTGTCGCCGCCGTTGTATTGCTCGCGGCGGCCGGTGGCGCGGCGTTTTTTTTCCTGTCCGGTGATGACGGCAGCCAAGAAGACATTGTCCTCGAGGAACAAAACAATGCCCTGCCCGCGATTTATGTCACCTTGCCTAAACCCTTTGTTTTTAATGTCACCGGGGATCAGCAACAACGACTGGTGCAAGTCAATACCCAGTTGTTAGTGCGTGGCAGTGAAATGGAAGCCTTGGCCAAAGAAAACTTGCCGCTGATTGAGCACGCGCTTCTTAATACGTTTGGTGCGGCAACGGTCGAGCAACTGCGTACACCGCAGGGGCAGCTCGAAATTCGCCGCCAATCGGCAGAGAATGTGCGCGCGGCCTTAATCAAAGTAACGGGCGAGCCGGTGGTGGAGCGTGTGCTCTTCACTGGATTTGTGATGCAATAG
- a CDS encoding flagellar hook-length control protein FliK, producing the protein MTQSMLTLSNVSSKTLSAPSEGASSEVKGEKSAGFLSALHQSLDGSEGQAGAIKLTRDGKTLLVDGQAIDAEAMLADGIFSEAEMEKIADMTAMEESQSLLMRLNQAAEMLTGKTLPADDDALALSADSDALALSADSDAMASSADVLPISDTDSNARVDRQIQEGEVDKQALLAELSKALPDEVSAEEVLAQLSPEQLAVLVAQVKVTQDRGTGALEQGAGRQIALDSNGEAAKGGQSLPADGPAIKWAAMKAQQESQHGAAAAKVAPGEPALGDAASANKESALKDWLAKEGATTKTNELADKLRQASSLQQNMANPDVKAGAAGNPNAASLLAGQHSQSDGLSKAALKAMAEQAVQTDAALAAGNAASAAEGASRGENLAQQLASSLGTPTANAATARQDIQVAQSAQAPLPLGQTPSEAGVALTERINVMLSKNLKQVDIRLDPPELGRMQIKLGINNDQASVHITVANQQARDAVEQAMPRLRDMLQQQGLQLAQGSVQQQESGAQQMASGQHGAGTGDGHAGGASLGTSGPDDSDDTMLTGQTLNVSHSDRAVDYYA; encoded by the coding sequence ATGACGCAGTCAATGCTGACACTTTCCAATGTTTCGAGTAAAACCCTGTCTGCGCCGAGTGAAGGCGCGTCCAGCGAGGTGAAAGGAGAGAAAAGTGCCGGCTTTTTGTCCGCCTTGCATCAATCCCTCGATGGAAGTGAAGGACAAGCGGGGGCGATCAAGCTGACTCGTGATGGAAAAACCTTACTCGTTGATGGTCAAGCCATTGATGCGGAGGCCATGTTGGCTGACGGTATTTTCAGCGAGGCTGAGATGGAAAAAATTGCCGATATGACGGCAATGGAAGAGAGCCAATCCTTATTAATGCGGTTGAACCAAGCCGCTGAAATGTTAACTGGCAAAACCTTGCCTGCCGATGACGACGCCCTGGCATTATCTGCCGATAGCGACGCCTTGGCATTATCTGCCGATAGCGACGCTATGGCATCGTCTGCCGATGTATTACCGATAAGCGACACTGACAGTAACGCGCGAGTAGACCGCCAGATTCAAGAGGGTGAAGTAGACAAACAAGCACTGCTTGCGGAGCTTTCTAAAGCGTTGCCGGATGAGGTGTCTGCGGAGGAGGTATTGGCACAGTTATCGCCCGAACAACTCGCCGTGTTAGTCGCTCAGGTTAAAGTCACGCAAGATCGTGGCACAGGTGCCTTGGAACAAGGTGCTGGACGCCAAATTGCGCTTGATAGCAATGGTGAGGCGGCTAAAGGGGGGCAATCTCTCCCAGCGGATGGGCCGGCGATAAAGTGGGCGGCGATGAAGGCGCAGCAGGAGAGTCAACATGGGGCTGCCGCCGCTAAGGTGGCGCCCGGTGAGCCTGCCTTAGGCGATGCTGCGTCAGCCAATAAAGAGTCTGCGCTTAAAGATTGGTTAGCCAAAGAAGGGGCGACGACGAAAACGAATGAATTGGCTGATAAGCTGCGACAGGCGTCGAGCCTACAACAGAATATGGCAAACCCTGACGTAAAAGCTGGCGCAGCAGGCAACCCGAATGCCGCTTCGCTGCTGGCAGGGCAACACAGTCAGTCAGATGGCCTGAGTAAAGCGGCGTTAAAAGCGATGGCAGAGCAGGCGGTTCAAACTGACGCAGCCTTGGCGGCAGGCAACGCAGCAAGCGCAGCGGAAGGTGCCTCACGAGGCGAAAACTTGGCCCAGCAGCTGGCAAGCAGTCTAGGCACACCGACCGCGAACGCGGCGACAGCACGACAAGATATCCAGGTCGCTCAAAGTGCGCAGGCCCCGTTACCTTTAGGGCAAACGCCTAGCGAAGCGGGTGTGGCATTGACCGAGCGAATCAATGTCATGTTGTCTAAAAACCTGAAGCAAGTGGATATTCGTCTCGATCCACCCGAGCTTGGGCGCATGCAAATTAAGCTGGGGATCAACAACGACCAAGCTTCCGTGCATATAACGGTTGCCAACCAGCAAGCGCGTGATGCGGTCGAGCAAGCGATGCCAAGACTGCGTGATATGTTGCAGCAACAAGGGCTACAGTTAGCCCAAGGATCGGTTCAACAACAAGAGAGTGGTGCACAACAGATGGCCTCAGGCCAGCATGGTGCCGGTACCGGCGACGGTCATGCCGGTGGCGCATCACTCGGTACCTCAGGGCCGGATGATAGTGATGATACCATGCTAACCGGGCAGACGCTGAACGTCTCACACAGTGATCGGGCCGTCGATTACTACGCTTAG
- a CDS encoding sigma-54-dependent transcriptional regulator: MSQTTVLIVEDDEGLREALVDTLALAGYHWREADSAEQALVTLKAKPIDIVVSDVQMAGMDGLALLRSIKTHTPNLPVLLMTAYANIEDAVAAMKEGAIDYMAKPFAPEVLLNMVSRYAPVKNDDSDAIAEDPKSVALLALADKVANTDANVMILGPSGSGKEVMARYIHDHSARANAPFVAINCAAIPENMLEATLFGYEKGAFTGAVQACPGKFEQAQGGTILLDEISEMDLGLQAKLLRVLQEREVERLGGRKSIQLDLRVLATSNRDLKDYVAQGHFREDLYYRLNVFPITWPALYERPGDIIPLANYLLSRHCQKQGLPCPSIQPNAEQKLLNYTWPGNVRELDNVMQRALILATQSHIQATDILLEGQDWQDASGLQSKVMDSQSHAAAATLPTEPVQETMEPSPNGAGLGNELRDQEFSIILDTIRACEGRRKDVAERLGISPRTLRYKLAKMRDAGIDIPQ, translated from the coding sequence ATGAGCCAAACCACAGTGCTAATCGTTGAAGATGATGAAGGTTTGCGCGAGGCGCTGGTCGATACCTTAGCCTTAGCGGGATACCATTGGCGCGAAGCGGACAGTGCAGAGCAAGCGCTCGTGACATTAAAAGCCAAGCCAATTGATATTGTTGTTTCAGATGTACAGATGGCGGGGATGGATGGCTTGGCGCTTTTGCGATCAATCAAAACGCATACGCCAAATTTACCTGTGTTGCTCATGACCGCTTATGCCAACATCGAGGATGCGGTGGCCGCCATGAAAGAGGGGGCCATTGATTACATGGCCAAACCTTTTGCGCCAGAAGTGCTCCTCAATATGGTCAGTCGCTATGCACCGGTTAAAAACGATGACTCGGATGCGATTGCAGAAGATCCGAAAAGTGTCGCCTTGTTAGCCTTGGCCGATAAAGTCGCCAATACTGACGCCAATGTGATGATCCTTGGGCCGTCAGGGTCGGGTAAAGAAGTGATGGCGCGCTATATTCATGACCACTCTGCGCGCGCGAATGCCCCCTTTGTCGCGATTAACTGTGCCGCGATTCCCGAAAACATGCTGGAAGCCACCCTTTTCGGCTATGAGAAAGGGGCGTTTACCGGTGCGGTGCAAGCGTGTCCGGGAAAATTTGAGCAAGCCCAAGGTGGCACTATCTTATTGGATGAAATCAGTGAGATGGATTTGGGGCTGCAAGCCAAGCTGCTCCGCGTATTGCAAGAGCGAGAGGTGGAACGCCTCGGGGGGCGCAAAAGTATTCAGCTTGACTTGCGGGTGCTTGCCACCAGTAACCGCGATCTAAAAGACTATGTGGCGCAAGGACACTTTCGTGAAGACTTATATTACCGTCTGAATGTGTTTCCCATCACGTGGCCCGCGTTATATGAACGCCCAGGTGACATTATCCCGCTGGCAAATTATTTATTATCTCGGCATTGTCAAAAACAAGGTTTGCCTTGTCCCAGCATACAGCCTAACGCTGAGCAAAAGTTGTTGAATTACACCTGGCCTGGCAATGTGCGGGAGCTTGATAACGTCATGCAGCGTGCTTTGATACTGGCCACCCAATCTCATATTCAAGCAACAGATATTTTACTCGAGGGGCAAGACTGGCAAGATGCGTCTGGCTTACAAAGCAAGGTGATGGATAGTCAATCGCACGCAGCCGCTGCGACGCTACCGACCGAGCCTGTCCAAGAAACGATGGAGCCTTCACCAAACGGGGCAGGCTTGGGCAACGAATTACGCGACCAAGAGTTTTCTATCATACTCGATACCATCCGTGCGTGTGAGGGGCGGCGCAAAGATGTCGCCGAGCGCTTAGGGATCAGCCCCAGGACACTGCGCTATAAGCTGGCCAAAATGCGTGATGCCGGGATTGATATTCCTCAGTAA
- a CDS encoding flagellar assembly protein FliH: MSLEKRRGYIRADEADAETIDRWALPPYNEGENLPKDTALNYDPSWEPDVEVEPEENEPAPEPLTADALDAIRQQGYDEGYEEGKQLGHAEGLEAGLEQGHEKGHEEGKKAGFEQGVADGQALIEARCQQLDSILNQLSHPLEKLEMDVEQQLLVMVQTLTKSLTGVELDTNPQVILHTLRAAIAALPVADHPVTAALHPDDYAIVTDAYDDNMLAARDWTLQSEPALSRGDVHVKAKDSVVDYRYAERVDALLREFQGQNQPRQSAPSDGATVEPVDTGAYANEPATTEGAAASDDPVEQDTAATSEDEATSTEDPGQS; encoded by the coding sequence ATGAGTTTAGAAAAACGCCGTGGCTATATTCGCGCCGATGAGGCCGATGCGGAAACCATTGATAGGTGGGCATTGCCCCCTTACAACGAAGGCGAAAACCTGCCCAAAGATACCGCACTTAACTACGATCCCAGTTGGGAGCCAGACGTTGAGGTGGAGCCGGAGGAAAACGAGCCTGCCCCGGAACCTTTAACCGCTGACGCCCTCGACGCTATTCGCCAACAGGGCTATGACGAAGGGTATGAAGAGGGCAAGCAGCTGGGGCATGCCGAGGGACTTGAGGCCGGTTTAGAGCAAGGGCATGAGAAAGGCCATGAAGAAGGAAAAAAGGCCGGATTTGAGCAAGGCGTCGCTGACGGGCAAGCGCTGATTGAAGCACGTTGTCAGCAGCTCGATAGTATACTCAATCAGTTAAGTCATCCGTTAGAAAAGTTGGAGATGGATGTCGAGCAACAACTGTTGGTGATGGTCCAGACCTTGACCAAGTCATTGACAGGTGTGGAGCTAGACACGAATCCTCAAGTGATTCTGCACACCTTACGAGCCGCCATTGCCGCTTTGCCAGTGGCCGATCACCCGGTTACTGCGGCGTTGCATCCAGATGACTATGCCATTGTCACCGACGCGTATGATGACAATATGCTCGCGGCTCGCGACTGGACCTTGCAATCCGAGCCGGCCCTCTCGCGTGGAGACGTCCATGTAAAAGCCAAAGATTCAGTGGTCGACTATCGCTATGCTGAGCGCGTGGACGCGTTATTAAGAGAGTTTCAAGGGCAGAATCAACCCCGGCAATCCGCGCCATCAGACGGCGCAACGGTAGAGCCTGTTGATACCGGTGCCTATGCCAACGAACCGGCGACCACCGAGGGCGCGGCGGCGAGTGACGACCCCGTTGAGCAAGACACCGCGGCAACGTCTGAAGATGAAGCCACATCGACTGAGGATCCAGGGCAATCATAA
- the fliI gene encoding flagellar protein export ATPase FliI, with the protein MSQLAERLKQCQLDNLAPKPVASGKLVRMVGLTLEAIGCRAPIGSVCSVETLNGTIEAEVVGFADELLYLMPNEQVSGVLPGARVTPLSERSQLSVGMELLGRVIDGMGNPLDGKGDIYTDKQASLEGIPINPLSRQPIREPLDVGIKSINGLLTVGKGQRIGLFAGSGVGKSVTLGMMTRGTTAQVVVVGLIGERGREVKEFIDDILGEEGRARAVVVAAPADSSPLVRLKGCQTALTIAEYFRDLGLDVLLLMDSLTRFAQAQREIALSVGEPPATKGYPPSVFARLPSLVERAGNGAVGQGSITAFFTVLTEGDDLQDPIADAARAILDGHIVLSRELADSGHYPAIDVERSVSRVMPNITSDEQILMSKAVRQVLSVCRKNQDLVSIGAYKPGSDAAVDQAFNLKPKLDNYLQQGIKEVVPFDMCVNMLRSTLQS; encoded by the coding sequence ATGAGCCAACTCGCTGAGCGGTTAAAACAATGTCAGCTTGATAATTTAGCTCCCAAGCCAGTGGCGTCGGGAAAATTGGTGCGTATGGTTGGGCTGACACTTGAAGCGATAGGCTGTCGCGCGCCCATTGGGTCTGTGTGCTCGGTTGAAACCCTTAATGGCACCATTGAAGCTGAAGTAGTGGGCTTTGCCGATGAGCTTTTGTACTTGATGCCTAACGAGCAAGTTTCAGGTGTGTTGCCAGGGGCAAGAGTCACGCCCTTGTCTGAACGCAGTCAACTCTCGGTGGGGATGGAGCTGTTGGGGCGCGTTATCGATGGTATGGGCAATCCACTGGATGGTAAGGGCGATATCTATACGGATAAGCAAGCAAGCCTAGAGGGTATACCGATCAATCCCTTATCACGGCAACCGATCCGTGAGCCGCTCGATGTTGGCATCAAGTCGATCAATGGTCTATTGACGGTGGGGAAAGGCCAGCGCATCGGCTTGTTTGCTGGCTCTGGGGTGGGTAAATCTGTCACCTTGGGGATGATGACACGCGGTACCACTGCGCAAGTGGTGGTCGTCGGATTGATTGGTGAGCGTGGCCGAGAAGTGAAAGAGTTTATCGATGATATCCTCGGAGAAGAAGGCCGTGCACGGGCAGTGGTTGTCGCTGCGCCAGCTGACTCATCACCCTTGGTGAGGCTTAAAGGCTGCCAAACGGCGTTAACCATTGCCGAATATTTCCGCGACCTCGGTCTTGATGTTCTCTTATTGATGGACTCGTTAACGCGGTTTGCGCAGGCTCAGCGCGAAATTGCGTTGTCGGTGGGCGAGCCACCGGCGACCAAAGGGTATCCGCCCTCGGTGTTTGCGCGCTTACCCTCACTGGTTGAGCGCGCGGGGAACGGTGCCGTTGGGCAGGGGTCGATCACTGCCTTTTTTACCGTGCTGACCGAGGGGGATGATTTACAAGACCCTATTGCCGATGCGGCGCGTGCGATATTGGATGGCCACATTGTGCTATCGCGCGAGTTAGCGGATAGCGGTCATTACCCGGCGATTGATGTTGAGCGTTCGGTCAGTCGAGTGATGCCCAATATTACTAGCGATGAGCAAATTCTGATGTCGAAAGCGGTGCGGCAAGTGTTGTCCGTGTGCCGAAAAAACCAAGATTTGGTCTCCATTGGCGCGTATAAGCCGGGTAGCGACGCAGCGGTTGATCAGGCTTTCAATTTAAAACCTAAGCTAGACAACTATTTACAGCAAGGTATTAAAGAAGTGGTCCCTTTCGACATGTGTGTCAACATGTTGCGTTCAACGTTGCAGAGCTAA
- the fliJ gene encoding flagellar export protein FliJ, translated as MADHALQLLLEKAQEDEKQAQLSVSAAQQSLDDYYRQLEQIEQYRLEYCRQMSDRGQSGLSASAFGHLNKFIVQLDETLAKQRDAEHQFKDHLAQCRETWQQTRQHRQSLEWLIEKREREEAERARYQEQRQMDEMAAIIARRRPSPFSS; from the coding sequence ATGGCAGATCATGCGCTTCAACTTTTACTAGAAAAAGCCCAAGAAGATGAAAAGCAAGCCCAGCTCAGTGTGAGCGCGGCTCAGCAATCACTTGATGATTACTATCGCCAGTTGGAGCAAATCGAACAGTACCGGCTCGAATATTGCCGTCAGATGTCTGATCGTGGTCAGTCAGGGCTATCGGCCAGTGCTTTTGGTCATTTAAATAAATTCATTGTTCAGCTTGATGAAACTCTTGCAAAACAAAGAGATGCAGAGCATCAATTTAAAGATCATTTAGCGCAATGCCGTGAGACATGGCAACAAACTCGCCAGCACCGGCAATCATTAGAATGGCTGATAGAAAAACGAGAACGAGAGGAAGCAGAGCGTGCTCGCTATCAAGAACAACGGCAAATGGATGAAATGGCAGCGATTATCGCACGTCGACGCCCCTCACCCTTCTCTTCATAG
- the fliE gene encoding flagellar hook-basal body complex protein FliE, which yields MKANALTQEMQAMAAAAKNVSQPATGQQVSQEFGDMLASAINHVNGLQKTSGELATRFDEGDRNVSLSDVMIARNKSSVAFDATVQTRNKLVEAYKELMNMPV from the coding sequence ATGAAAGCGAATGCCTTGACGCAAGAGATGCAAGCCATGGCGGCAGCGGCGAAGAATGTCTCTCAGCCTGCAACCGGTCAACAAGTCAGCCAAGAATTTGGCGATATGCTTGCCAGTGCGATTAATCATGTAAATGGATTGCAAAAGACCTCGGGCGAGCTTGCCACGCGGTTCGATGAAGGTGACCGTAACGTAAGCTTATCGGATGTGATGATTGCTCGAAACAAGTCGAGTGTGGCGTTTGATGCCACCGTGCAAACGCGCAACAAGTTAGTTGAGGCGTATAAAGAACTTATGAATATGCCTGTTTAA
- the fliG gene encoding flagellar motor switch protein FliG: MANEVATTGGDEQAGSNFDISSLSGIEKAAILLLSLSEQDAASIIRHLEPKQVQRVGAAMTSMTDLNSDKVAAVHRAFLEEIQKYTSIGMGSEDFVRNALVAALGEDKANNLVDQILLGSGSKGLDSLKWMDPRQVASIIINEHPQIQTIVLSYLDPEHSAEILSQFVERDRLDLMMRIANLEEVQPAALHELNEIMEKQFAGQAGAQAAKIGGLKAAAEIMNYMDNSVEGVLMDSIRDQDEEMASQIQDLMFVFDNLIDVDDRGVQTLLRDVPQEVLQKALKGAEDNLREKIYRNMSKRAAEMLQDDIEAMGPIRVSDVEGAQKEILSVARRLADAGEIMLTGGGGDEFV, translated from the coding sequence ATGGCAAATGAAGTCGCAACCACAGGCGGTGATGAGCAAGCTGGCTCAAACTTCGATATCAGCTCGTTGAGTGGGATCGAAAAAGCCGCCATTTTGCTACTCAGTTTAAGTGAACAAGATGCCGCGAGTATCATTCGCCACCTTGAGCCGAAACAGGTTCAACGGGTGGGCGCGGCCATGACCTCGATGACCGACCTTAACTCGGACAAAGTGGCGGCCGTCCACCGTGCCTTTTTAGAGGAGATCCAAAAATACACCTCTATCGGGATGGGGAGTGAAGACTTTGTACGCAACGCCCTGGTGGCTGCCTTGGGTGAAGACAAAGCGAATAACTTGGTGGACCAAATATTGCTTGGCAGCGGCTCCAAAGGCTTGGATTCACTGAAATGGATGGATCCGCGCCAAGTCGCCAGCATTATTATCAACGAGCACCCGCAAATCCAAACCATCGTCTTATCTTATCTGGATCCCGAGCACTCGGCCGAGATTTTGTCACAGTTTGTTGAGCGAGATCGACTGGACTTGATGATGCGGATTGCCAACTTAGAAGAGGTGCAACCGGCAGCACTGCACGAGTTAAACGAGATCATGGAAAAGCAATTTGCTGGCCAAGCGGGGGCACAAGCGGCCAAAATTGGTGGCTTGAAAGCAGCAGCGGAAATCATGAACTACATGGACAACAGTGTCGAAGGGGTACTGATGGACTCGATTCGCGATCAAGACGAAGAGATGGCCTCACAAATCCAAGACTTGATGTTCGTGTTTGATAACTTGATTGATGTGGATGACCGCGGGGTGCAGACCTTACTCCGTGATGTGCCACAAGAAGTGTTGCAAAAAGCGCTTAAAGGCGCGGAAGATAACTTGCGCGAGAAAATCTATCGCAATATGTCCAAACGTGCGGCCGAGATGTTGCAAGACGATATCGAGGCTATGGGCCCTATCCGGGTCTCTGATGTGGAAGGGGCGCAAAAAGAAATCTTATCGGTTGCGCGTCGTCTTGCCGATGCCGGTGAAATTATGCTTACCGGAGGCGGCGGCGATGAGTTCGTCTAA